The Miscanthus floridulus cultivar M001 chromosome 17, ASM1932011v1, whole genome shotgun sequence genome has a window encoding:
- the LOC136517450 gene encoding probable serine/threonine-protein kinase WNK2 isoform X1 produces the protein MHCLLFSFPAVSFVPDVLGLLSLTFQHIDSSLWFETYMSDMIIYLPFSGVESDKCHLLLDNYHLCHHLVCSYKAFDQLEGLEVAWNQIKVGDLLRNNDDLERLRSEVRLLKTLKHKNIIKFYNSWLDRRNNNINFITEVFTSGTLRQYRIKHKKVDIRALKKWSRQILSGLVYLHSHDPPVIHRDLKCDNIFVNGNQGEVKIGDLGLATILDNARSAHSIIGTPEFMAPELYDEEYNELVDIYAFGMCLLELVTFEYPYCECSNAAQIYKKVSDGEKPGSLAKIDDPEVKLFIEKCIAKATERLSAKELLMDPFLLDVSDEKIFYPLHPNLNTSDTGSPKPSSSFRYDRVASSVGRHDHSGSMSDSHPSDNYVHDTMDPHATIGRSITVESQRKDLNTIFLKLRIADSTGHAQNIHFPFDIEADTSISVATEMVVQLDLTDQDVTAIAEMIDAEIRSHIPDWAAEESIDNQGDEAAHSETHSSECDEGTSEFRNEVNASHNGFVQEQLPSGRKYWSDSPRRDGEISQLVVEPEIGDSIANGIPKRNKIDDIVSCARDNSIHPVEGMFERISSSVDLSNSFVVDSMSREASVGSSPRSLDDRDHNSDWHLVADVTERLINLLAQQQEELSALQRKHKADIEDMLKIVPAEDREETLTRCRLKMEQKNRVDKP, from the exons TGTACCTGATGTCCTAGGTTTATTAAGTTTGACATTTCAGCATATCGATTCCAGCCTGTGGTTTGAGACGTACATGTCTGACATGATTATTTACCTTCCTTTTTCTGGTGTGGAAAGTGATAAGTGCCATCTTCTTTTGGATAATTATCATTTATGTCATCATTTAGTATGCTC ATACAAGGCTTTTGATCAACTTGAAGGGCTAGAAGTTGCTTGGAACCAGATTAAAGTGGGAGATTTACTTCGGAACAATGATGATTTGGAGAGGCTGAGATCAGAAGTGCGGTTGCTTAAAACCCTCAAGCATAAAAACATAATAAAGTTCTACAATTCATGGCTTGACAGAAGAAACAACAATATAAATTTCATCACAGAGGTCTTCACATCAGGGACGTTGCGCCA GTACCGGATTAAGCACAAGAAGGTAGACATTAGAGCTTTAAAGAAATGGTCAAGGCAAATCTTGAGTGGTCTTGTCTACCTGCACAGCCACGATCCACCAGTAATCCATAGAGACTTAAAGTGTGACAATATATTTGTGAATGGAAACCAGGGTGAGGTAAAGATTGGAGACCTTGGTTTAGCAACTATCCTGGATAATGCACGTTCAGCTCATAGCATCATTG GTACACCGGAATTCATGGCACCGGAACTCTATGATGAGGAATATAATGAGCTTGTAGACATCTATGCTTTTGGGATGTGTTTACTGGAGCTTGTTACATTTGAGTACCCATATTGTGAATGTTCGAATGCAGCACAGATATACAAAAAAGTATCTGAT GGTGAAAAGCCAGGTTCACTGGCTAAGATTGATGATCCTGAAGTAAAGTTATTTATAGAGAAATGCATTGCTAAAGCCACTGAAAGACTTTCGGCAAAAGAACTCTTGATGGATCCTTTTCTCCTAGATGTTAGTGATGAAAAAATATTCTATCCACTGCATCCAAATCTTAATACATCAG ATACTGGTAGTCCAAAACCAAGCTCTAGTTTCAGATATGACAGAGTAGCATCATCTGTGGGCCGCCATGATCACTCAG GTAGCATGTCAGATTCACATCCTTCTGATAACTATGTACATGACACCATGGATCCACATGCCACAATTGGTCGAAGTATAACAGTCGAGAGTCAACGGAAGGATTTGAATACAATATTTTTGAAGCTGCGCATTGCTGATTCAACAG GTCATGCCCAAAACATCCACTTCCCCTTTGATATTGAAGCGGACACTTCAATCAGTGTTGCAACTGAGATGGTCGTGCAGCTGGATCTCACAGATCAAGATGTAACGGCGATTGCAGAAATGATAGATGCTGAAATACGTTCACATATTCCTGATTGGGCAGCAGAGGAATCAATTGACAACCAAGGGGATGAAGCTGCTCATTCTGAGACCCACAGTTCAGAATGTGACGAGGGAACTTCTGAATTTCGTAATGAGGTTAATGCCTCACATAACGGCTTTGTTCAAGAACAGCTTCCTTCTGGACGAAAGTACTGGTCGGACTCACCCAGGAGAGACGGTGAAATATCACAATTGGTGGTGGAACCTGAAATTGGTGATAGTATTGCCAATGGAATACCAAAGAGGAACAAAATAGATGACATTGTGAGCTGTGCAAGAGATAATTCCATCCATCCTGTTGAAGGCATGTTTGAACGAATATCATCATCTGTGGACTTGTCGAACTCATTTGTGGTCGACAGCATGTCTAGGGAAGCTTCTGTTGGTAGCAGCCCTCGCTCTTTAGATGATCGGGATCACAATTCTGATTGGCATCTGGTAGCAGACGTCACCGAGAGGTTAATAAACCTGTTGGCTCAGCAGCAAGAGGAGCTTAGTGCGCTGCAAAGGAAGCATAAGGCAGACATAGAGGACATGTTGAAAATTGTACCTGCAGAGGATCGGGAAGAGACCTTAACTCGATGCCGCTTGAAGATGGAACAGAAAAACAGAGTCGACAAACCTTAG
- the LOC136517450 gene encoding probable serine/threonine-protein kinase WNK2 isoform X2, which yields MPPTPPETETETETEFAEVDPTGRYGRYTEVLGKGAFKTVYKAFDQLEGLEVAWNQIKVGDLLRNNDDLERLRSEVRLLKTLKHKNIIKFYNSWLDRRNNNINFITEVFTSGTLRQYRIKHKKVDIRALKKWSRQILSGLVYLHSHDPPVIHRDLKCDNIFVNGNQGEVKIGDLGLATILDNARSAHSIIGTPEFMAPELYDEEYNELVDIYAFGMCLLELVTFEYPYCECSNAAQIYKKVSDGEKPGSLAKIDDPEVKLFIEKCIAKATERLSAKELLMDPFLLDVSDEKIFYPLHPNLNTSDTGSPKPSSSFRYDRVASSVGRHDHSGSMSDSHPSDNYVHDTMDPHATIGRSITVESQRKDLNTIFLKLRIADSTGHAQNIHFPFDIEADTSISVATEMVVQLDLTDQDVTAIAEMIDAEIRSHIPDWAAEESIDNQGDEAAHSETHSSECDEGTSEFRNEVNASHNGFVQEQLPSGRKYWSDSPRRDGEISQLVVEPEIGDSIANGIPKRNKIDDIVSCARDNSIHPVEGMFERISSSVDLSNSFVVDSMSREASVGSSPRSLDDRDHNSDWHLVADVTERLINLLAQQQEELSALQRKHKADIEDMLKIVPAEDREETLTRCRLKMEQKNRVDKP from the exons ATACAAGGCTTTTGATCAACTTGAAGGGCTAGAAGTTGCTTGGAACCAGATTAAAGTGGGAGATTTACTTCGGAACAATGATGATTTGGAGAGGCTGAGATCAGAAGTGCGGTTGCTTAAAACCCTCAAGCATAAAAACATAATAAAGTTCTACAATTCATGGCTTGACAGAAGAAACAACAATATAAATTTCATCACAGAGGTCTTCACATCAGGGACGTTGCGCCA GTACCGGATTAAGCACAAGAAGGTAGACATTAGAGCTTTAAAGAAATGGTCAAGGCAAATCTTGAGTGGTCTTGTCTACCTGCACAGCCACGATCCACCAGTAATCCATAGAGACTTAAAGTGTGACAATATATTTGTGAATGGAAACCAGGGTGAGGTAAAGATTGGAGACCTTGGTTTAGCAACTATCCTGGATAATGCACGTTCAGCTCATAGCATCATTG GTACACCGGAATTCATGGCACCGGAACTCTATGATGAGGAATATAATGAGCTTGTAGACATCTATGCTTTTGGGATGTGTTTACTGGAGCTTGTTACATTTGAGTACCCATATTGTGAATGTTCGAATGCAGCACAGATATACAAAAAAGTATCTGAT GGTGAAAAGCCAGGTTCACTGGCTAAGATTGATGATCCTGAAGTAAAGTTATTTATAGAGAAATGCATTGCTAAAGCCACTGAAAGACTTTCGGCAAAAGAACTCTTGATGGATCCTTTTCTCCTAGATGTTAGTGATGAAAAAATATTCTATCCACTGCATCCAAATCTTAATACATCAG ATACTGGTAGTCCAAAACCAAGCTCTAGTTTCAGATATGACAGAGTAGCATCATCTGTGGGCCGCCATGATCACTCAG GTAGCATGTCAGATTCACATCCTTCTGATAACTATGTACATGACACCATGGATCCACATGCCACAATTGGTCGAAGTATAACAGTCGAGAGTCAACGGAAGGATTTGAATACAATATTTTTGAAGCTGCGCATTGCTGATTCAACAG GTCATGCCCAAAACATCCACTTCCCCTTTGATATTGAAGCGGACACTTCAATCAGTGTTGCAACTGAGATGGTCGTGCAGCTGGATCTCACAGATCAAGATGTAACGGCGATTGCAGAAATGATAGATGCTGAAATACGTTCACATATTCCTGATTGGGCAGCAGAGGAATCAATTGACAACCAAGGGGATGAAGCTGCTCATTCTGAGACCCACAGTTCAGAATGTGACGAGGGAACTTCTGAATTTCGTAATGAGGTTAATGCCTCACATAACGGCTTTGTTCAAGAACAGCTTCCTTCTGGACGAAAGTACTGGTCGGACTCACCCAGGAGAGACGGTGAAATATCACAATTGGTGGTGGAACCTGAAATTGGTGATAGTATTGCCAATGGAATACCAAAGAGGAACAAAATAGATGACATTGTGAGCTGTGCAAGAGATAATTCCATCCATCCTGTTGAAGGCATGTTTGAACGAATATCATCATCTGTGGACTTGTCGAACTCATTTGTGGTCGACAGCATGTCTAGGGAAGCTTCTGTTGGTAGCAGCCCTCGCTCTTTAGATGATCGGGATCACAATTCTGATTGGCATCTGGTAGCAGACGTCACCGAGAGGTTAATAAACCTGTTGGCTCAGCAGCAAGAGGAGCTTAGTGCGCTGCAAAGGAAGCATAAGGCAGACATAGAGGACATGTTGAAAATTGTACCTGCAGAGGATCGGGAAGAGACCTTAACTCGATGCCGCTTGAAGATGGAACAGAAAAACAGAGTCGACAAACCTTAG
- the LOC136514805 gene encoding uncharacterized protein, translating to MLDHHVSSYTHRSGGDQPTAPSPCDLAAVDDVAGNGSHKPGKAVTASVYRAKIAGHSRVVTVSWSRDLLSHAFAVAISGADGASAECRVELRPWQFWRRAGSRNVELCGGASTAPAAVRVLWDLRRARFGAGVPEPRCGYFVALEAAGEVVLVQGDMRRDALRRAAPCTAAEAEAVPVARREHVFGRRRFVAKARFHDQGDVYDIAIECGGGGEGGDADVEMTIAIDGEEAVQVKHLQWKFRGNQSLTFSRAKVEVFWDVHDWLFSAGTRPALFIFRPIVLSSASAPAGMAAGMLDGTVAATTGFCLYLYAWKLD from the coding sequence ATGCTGGACCACCACGTGTCGTCCTACACGCACCGGAGCGGCGGCGACCAGCCCACGGCACCCTCGCCCTGCGACCTCGCGGCCGTCGACGACGTCGCGGGCAACGGCAGCCACAAGCCAGGCAAGGCCGTCACCGCGTCCGTGTACCGCGCCAAGATCGCCGGGCACTCGCGCGTCGTGACGGTGTCCTGGTCCCGCGACCTCCTTTCGCACGCTTTCGCCGTAGCCATCTCCGGGGCCGACGGCGCGTCCGCGGAGTGCAGAGTAGAGCTGCGGCCGTGGCAGTTCTGGCGCCGCGCGGGTTCGCGGAACGTGGAGCTCTGCGGCGGCGCGTCGACGGCCCCAGCGGCCGTGCGCGTGCTGTGGGACCTCCGGCGGGCGCGGTTCGGCGCCGGCGTCCCCGAGCCACGGTGCGGGTACTTCGTGGCGCTGGAGGCGGCCGGCGAGGTGGTGCTGGTGCAGGGCGACATGCGGCGCGACGCGCTCCGTCGCGCGGCGCCGTGCACGGCCGCGGAGGCCGAGGCCGTCCCCGTGGCGCGGCGGGAGCACGTGTTCGGCAGGCGGCGGTTCGTGGCCAAGGCGCGGTTCCACGACCAGGGCGACGTGTACGACATCGCCATcgagtgcggcggcggcggcgagggcggcgACGCCGACGTCGAGATGACCATCGCCATCGACGGCGAGGAGGCCGTGCAGGTGAAGCACCTGCAGTGGAAGTTCAGGGGCAACCAGTCGCTCACCTTCAGCCGGGCCAAGGTGGAGGTGTTCTGGGACGTGCACGACTGGCTCTTCAGCGCCGGCACCAGGCCGGCGCTCTTCATCTTCCGCCCCATCGTGCTGTCCAGCGCGTCGGCGCCGGCGGGGATGGCCGCGGGGATGCTCGACGGCACGGTGGCAGCCACCACCGGCTTCTGCTTGTACCTCTACGCGTGGAAGCTCGACTAA
- the LOC136518823 gene encoding general transcription and DNA repair factor IIH subunit TFB5, producing the protein MSTNKMVNAIKGLFISRDIPMAQFIVNLNASMPPSERFIVHMLDPTNMFVQPHVAHMIRSKIGEFRDQNSYEKPQ; encoded by the exons ATG AGCACAAACAAGATGGTTAACGCAATCAAGGGGCTGTTCATCTCCCG TGATATACCTATGGCGCAGTTCATCGTTAACCTGAACGCCTCCATGCCGCCATCGGAGAGGTTCATCGTGCACATGCTTGATCCTACCAACATGTTTGTGCAGCCTCATGTGGCGCACATGATCAGGAGCAAGATAGGGGAGTTCAGGGATCAGAACAGCTACGAGAAGCCGCAGTGA
- the LOC136518631 gene encoding copper transporter 6-like, whose translation MARPTTTPPLHGDGHAPAASMQAMSSSLFWGDRAVVLFPGWPGARGLGSYLLSLLFVLALAALAEALHAVSAHVAHRWRRRGAVVPALLLTAVHAARMGAAYLLMLAVMSYNGGVLLAAVAGHALGFLLTRSWASRAEEMEAGHGAGAGRGRDRVIPPSDDAAKA comes from the coding sequence ATGGCGCGGCCGACGACGACACCGCCACTCCACGGCGACGGCCACGCGCCAGCGGCTTCCATGCAGGCGATGTCGTCGTCCCTGTTCTGGGGCGACCGCGCGGTGGTGCTGTTCCCGGGCTGGCCCGGTGCGCGGGGCCTCGGGTCGTACCTGCTCTCCCTCCTCTTCGTGCTCGCcctcgccgcgctcgccgagGCGCTCCACGCGGTCTCCGCCCACGTCGCCCACCGCtggcgccgccgcggcgccgtcgTCCCAGCGCTGCTGCTGACGGCGGTCCACGCGGCGCGGATGGGCGCGGCCTACCTCCTGATGCTCGCCGTCATGTCGTACAACGGCGGCGTGCTCCTCGCCGCCGTGGCTGGCCACGCGCTCGGCTTCCTCCTCACCCGGAGCTGGGCCAGCAGGGCGGAGGAGATGGAGGCTGGAcatggcgccggcgccggccgtgGCCGCGACCGAGTGATCCCTCCCTCGGATGACGCCGCCAAGGCCTAG